AGGAACGCCGATGCGATGGGTCGTTGTCCTCCTCGCGGTGCTCTGGGGAGGAGTCGGTCTCGCCCTTGCTCACGAGGGGCGGATCGTGGACCTGAAGAAGCTCTCCCCCGACCATCAGGTGGAAGCGGTAGGCTACTGCAAGGGAATTTACGCCGTCAGGCTGAAGGATGGATCGGCCCGCGAGTTCGGGGAGTTCGATCTCCGGCTGAAGACCGACTCGGGTCCGAACGGTCCTCGGCCCGGCTCCCCCGCGCTGATCGAGGCGGGGATGAGGGGGGATCGGGCGTTCCTGGTCTTCTCCGGGCCCGATGACATGAAAGCCTTCCTCAGGCAGACCTGCTGAGCTTCCCTCGGATCCTCGTGCCGGCTTCGGCGTTGTGGTGCGCCCTCCGCCCGGGAGGAACGGTCCCCGCGCGGGCACGGCTGGTGTATCATGGGGATGGCGCGGGATCAGCGGCGAGACCCGCGGCCAGGGATGAGGTGCGAGAGTGGTGGGGCAGGAGCGGCCGGTGATGGAGCAGGTGTTCGGAACCGGGGAAGCGCCGCCCCTCCGGCGGACGGCTGCCTGGTGGAAGTGGCTCCTGTCCGTCGGGATTGCGGCCGGCCTCATCGTCCTCCTGGCCTACGGCTTCACCCGGAGCCCGAAAGATATCCCCTCCCCCCTCGTCCGGAAGCCCGCGCCCGACTTCACCCTGGCCCTCCTGGACGGAGGCGCGCTCACCCTCCATGAGCTGCGGGGGAAGGTCGTCGTGGTGAACTTCTGGGCCTCCTGGTGCTACCCCGCCTGCTGGAATGAGGCGCCCCGCCTGCAGGCGGCCTGGGAGCAGTACCGTGAGAGGGGTGTGGTGATCGTCGGCGTGGTCTACCAGGACCGGGAACCGAACGCCCGGGAGTTCATCCGGAAACACGGGAAGACCTACCCCAACGGGATGGACCAGAAGAGCCGGATCGCCATTGACTACGGGGTGTACGGCGTTCCGGAAACCTTCTTCATCGACCGCGAGGGCAGGATCGCCCAGAAGCACGTGGGGGAAATCCCGACGGAGACGCTCACCGGGGCGATCGAGAAGCTGCTCTGAGGGGAAACGGGTTCAGAGGGCGCCGGCCAGAAGAGGCGGGCCGGCCGGGCGGGAGCCGGCCGGGCCCCGCTCCCGAGTGACCGCGAGACCCCGTGCCGTGCTCAGGTCAGGGAGGCGGGTCAGGCTGAGCCGCGCGCTCCCGCGGGCGTCGGGCGTGATGGCGGCCGCCGGGACCATCTCGGTGTCTGTCTTGATCCAGAGCCAGTAGGACTCCCCCTCCGCCAGGGGGGGGAGGTTCACGGCGAAGAGGCGCATCCCCCGCTCCGGGTTCCAGAGGGCCTGGGCCTCGGGGGGCGGGCTCGGCTGCGCCCCGATCATCCGGACGATCCGGGTGCAGGGGTCGGTGAGGATTGTCATGAGGTCCTCGTGCTCGGCCATACTGGCCTGCAGCCCTCGGATGGTCGTAGCCTGCTCCCGAAGCTGCCAGCGCATGGCCAGACCGTAGGTGAGTCCGGCCCCCGCCACGAGGACGGCGGTCGCCCAGGCTGCCGCCAGCCCGAAGCGCGGGGCCCAGCGCGGCGCGGGGACCCTCGCCTGCGGGCCGGCCCCGGCCCGAGCCAGGACCCGTTCCCGGAGCGCCGCCGGTGGGACCTTCCCCCCGGCCTCGTAGGGCAGGAGCGAGGCGACCTCCTGGAAGGCGGCGA
The nucleotide sequence above comes from Candidatus Methylomirabilis sp.. Encoded proteins:
- a CDS encoding TlpA disulfide reductase family protein, producing the protein MEQVFGTGEAPPLRRTAAWWKWLLSVGIAAGLIVLLAYGFTRSPKDIPSPLVRKPAPDFTLALLDGGALTLHELRGKVVVVNFWASWCYPACWNEAPRLQAAWEQYRERGVVIVGVVYQDREPNAREFIRKHGKTYPNGMDQKSRIAIDYGVYGVPETFFIDREGRIAQKHVGEIPTETLTGAIEKLL
- a CDS encoding anti-sigma factor translates to MTCEELRDRYALYAVGALPREEQEPLEEHLARGCPTCTAGVAAFQEVASLLPYEAGGKVPPAALRERVLARAGAGPQARVPAPRWAPRFGLAAAWATAVLVAGAGLTYGLAMRWQLREQATTIRGLQASMAEHEDLMTILTDPCTRIVRMIGAQPSPPPEAQALWNPERGMRLFAVNLPPLAEGESYWLWIKTDTEMVPAAAITPDARGSARLSLTRLPDLSTARGLAVTRERGPAGSRPAGPPLLAGAL